The following coding sequences are from one Triticum dicoccoides isolate Atlit2015 ecotype Zavitan chromosome 4A, WEW_v2.0, whole genome shotgun sequence window:
- the LOC119289714 gene encoding uncharacterized protein LOC119289714 has translation MMGNTRELPAPQRGDSWNTYECATMLCAVDGCDHGACQSGPFFVVSISLDEDKVATTIMYLSDTSTWSTPASLDLGFIESDISISWMPGVLSGGALHFILMHDDARLGVLKYDLGMSCLSEIEPAFEIQSARFDSHALIAPEDGQLGIARLSGFNLSVYWREVCHDQVATWTKSEVIDLKKHLLASNPMISHTELVGSVERTTIIFATTNIGTYMIDLKSLRSKKLTSELRLFNHPWALFPYFSFYNPQRDKLRTRSI, from the exons ATGATGGGCAACACCAGGGAGCTGCCGGCACCACAGAGAGGCGACAGTTGGAATACTTATGAATGTGCAACTATGCTTTGTGCCGTTGACGGTTGCGACCATGGGGCTTGCCAATCGGGCCCATTTTTTGTGGTCTCCATTAGCCTTGACGAGGATAAGGTGGCCACGACAATCATGTATTTGTCGGACACGAGTACTTGGAGCACCCCGGCCTCCCTTGATCTAGGTTTTATTGAGAGTGATATCAGTATCTCTTGGATGCCCGGTGTGCTCTCCGGAGGCGCGCTACATTTTATCTTGATGCACGACGATGCTCGTCTTGGTGTACTTAAGTATGACTTGGGGATGTCTTGCCTATCAGAGATTGAGCCGGCGTTTGAGATTCAGAGTGCCCGCTTTGACTCTCATGCCCTGATTGCACCGGAGGACGGCCAACTGGGGATTGCGAGGCTCAGTGGTTTCAATCTCTCCGTGTACTGGAGGGAGGTTTGTCACGACCAGGTTGCAACGTGGACAAAATCTGAAGTCATTGACCTAAAGAAGCATCTCCTTGCAAGCAATCCCATGATCTCACATACCGAGTTGGTTGGCTCTGTTGAAAGAACGACTATCATCTTTGCAACCACAAATATTGGCACCTACATGATTGATCTCAAGTCACTAAGGTCGAAGAAGCTCACGAGCGAGCTTCGTCTTTTCAACCATCCATGGGCTCTGTTCCCCTATTTTAGCTTCTACAATCCCCAG CGGGACAAGTTGAGAACGCGGTCAATTTAG